One genomic region from Lycorma delicatula isolate Av1 chromosome 1, ASM4794821v1, whole genome shotgun sequence encodes:
- the LOC142334211 gene encoding uncharacterized protein LOC142334211, which translates to MLFIYFRIFSMEEKGKSKKTFKCGQCVSEFSLKRNLIAHEKCKHGVVIEKKFVCKICGAQFNYKYNLRKHENKKHNLRPTEKKEKPFACSDCNSKYSTKNILRRHIHKVHTKVSKIFLVNCALCSFYGTKKDMFPHYKEYHDITVITKNKTFANFGDFVNWKEKLELETKSKFIKQRSSHSKHKYQYFICHRSGFYIPKGKGLRHLKSQGSKKINSFCPAEMRLSELEDGSCKLQYTETHVGHAIECKHLYLTSAERKNIEFRIASNVPFSDILSEIKNSLTESSSVRMHNLTKKDLHNIGRGFNQLTNGKICHQNDGANIESWINEMKGEEDPGVLFYKPQGIISDQSLFRQEDLVLVIMNSTQAERVKKFGTDLIIIDGTHITTNHGLQLITLLSTDDNKQAFPGAFLISNRIDKTILMKFFSVVKERIGCIKAKVLMSDEEEIYVNTWGEIMGSPLKRLFSPWHVDQTWRKNISSKIKNAKKKVEVYKLLRILILEPDEDAFYVKLKNFISMLKEDTDFSDFCEYFVSLYVTKAHSWAYCFREKNVLNTIICFERMHHTLRRIFMRGKKIKRLDKSLFALVKLLCGKLYDDPILMLSKGKIANKQAVILKQHEIAQDLPLTSVSAVGIDEWLVQSSSEAELCVVKKNKDKETCICNLVCTECGVCIHRYSCTCVDSNIIGNMCEHIHLVCYYGRVTCLSKEGELQLSEVGMEIQVGPESEESIALIVDSSTFIEPHDNQEKLDLTARKNKIKDYFLQLLNSASSSKEIDALEKSLLDLEAGFFTVQHSVEI; encoded by the coding sequence ATGTTGTtcatatattttagaatattttcaatGGAAGAAAAAGGTAAgagtaaaaaaacgtttaaatgcGGACAGTGTGTTAGTGAATTTAGTTTGAAGAGAAATTTAATAGCTCATGAAAAATGTAAACATGGTGtggtgatagaaaaaaaatttgtttgtaaaatttgtgGGGCGCAGTTCAATTACAAATATAACCTAAgaaaacatgaaaacaaaaagcACAATCTTCGTCccactgaaaaaaaagaaaaacccttTGCATGCTCAGATTGTAATTCGAAATatagtaccaaaaatattttgagaagaCATATACATAAAGTTCATACGAAAGtctccaaaatatttttagtgaattGTGCGTTATGTTCATTTTACGGGACGAAAAAGGACATGTTTCCCCATTACAAAGAATATCATGATATTactgttattacaaaaaataaaacgttcGCAAACTTTGGTGACTTTGtgaattggaaagaaaaattagagctagaaacaaaatcaaaatttataaaacagagaaGCTCTCATAGTAAACACAAATATCAGTACTTCATCTGTCACCGAAGTGGATTTTATATTCCAAAAGGAAAAGGCCTGAGGCACCTTAAAAGTCAAGgaagtaagaaaattaattccttttgtCCTGCAGAGATGAGGTTAAGCGAGTTAGAGGATGGAAGTTGTAAGTTGCAATATACAGAAACTCATGTAGGTCATGCCATTGAGTGTAAACATTTGTACCTAACTTCTGCTGAgcgtaaaaatattgaatttagaaTCGCAAGTAATGTTCCTTTCAGtgatattttaagtgaaataaaaaattcattgacagagtCATCATCTGTAAGAAtgcataatttaacaaaaaaagatctCCATAATATTGGACGAGGTTTTAATCAATTAACTAATGGGAAAATATGTCACCAAAATGATGGTGCTAATATTGAAAGCTGGATTAATGAAATGAAGGGAGAGGAAGATCCTGGTGTTCTTTTTTACAAACCTCAAGGGATAATTAGTGATCAGTCATTATTCAGACAAGAAGACTTAGTGCTTGTGATAATGAATAGTACACAGGCagaaagggtaaaaaaatttggtactGATTTAATTATCATTGATGGAACACACATCACAACTAATCATGGATTGCAGTTAATTACATTGTTGTCTACAGATGATAATAAACAAGCTTTTCCTGGTGCTTTCTTAATTTCAAACAGAATAGATAAaacaatattgatgaaatttttttcagttgttaagGAAAGAATAGGTTGCATAAAAGCTAAAGTATTAATGAGTGATGAGGAAGAAATCTATGTTAATACTTGGGGAGAAATAATGGGATCACCACTGAAGAGACTGTTCTCTCCATGGCATGTTGATCAAACATGGAGGAAAAACattagttcaaaaattaaaaatgccaaaaaaaaagttgaagtctATAAACTGTTACGGATTTTAATCTTAGAGCCTGATGAAGATGCATTTTAtgtgaaacttaaaaattttatttcaatgttaaaagaagatacagacttttCAGATTTTTGTGAGTATTTTGTTTCATTGTATGTTACAAAAGCTCACTCATGGGCATATTGCTTTAGAGAGAAAAATGTATTGAACACAATCATATGTTTTGAAAGGATGCATCATACATTAAGACGTATTTTTATGAGAGGAAAGAAAATTAAACGACTCGATAAATCTTTGTTTGCGTTAGTGAAATTACTTTGTGGTAAATTATATGATGATCCTATTCTCATGTTAAGTAAGGGAAAAATAGCGAACAAACAAGCTGTTATACTTAAGCAACATGAAATTGCACAGGATCTTCCCCTAACATCAGTGTCTGCTGTTGGTATAGATGAGTGGCTTGTACAGTCATCTAGCGAGGCAGAGTTatgtgtagttaaaaaaaataaagataaagagaCTTGTATATGCAATTTAGTGTGTACCGAATGTGGTGTGTGTATACATAGGTACAGTTGTACATGTGTTGATTCTAATATCATTGGAAATATGTGTGAACATATTCACTTAGTTTGTTACTATGGAAGAGTTACATGTTTAAGTAAAGAAGGGGAATTGCAGTTATCAGAAGTAGGTATGGAAATTCAAGTAGGTCCAGAATCTGAAGAATCTATTGCACTCATAGTTGATTCTAGTACATTTATTGAACCTCATGATAATCAAGAAAAACTAGATTTAActgctagaaaaaataaaataaaagattattttttacaactgcTAAATTCTGCTTCTTCTTCTAAAGAGATTGATGCTCTTGAAAAGAGTTTATTGGATCTGGAAGCAGGTTTTTTTACAGTGCAACATAGTGTAGAAATTTAA